The Parambassis ranga chromosome 1, fParRan2.1, whole genome shotgun sequence genome includes a region encoding these proteins:
- the ankrd49 gene encoding ankyrin repeat domain-containing protein 49, whose product MMEFPEDFNQLELLDTHGHLIPRGASSLWAGSKDAEEEEEAEEGDRSEEWYLEKEKALKSQPQELLLWAAEKNRLSTVHGLLTADPSLVHSCDEDGYSPLHRAAYSGHVEVVSALLANGSMVNPRTVDGWTPLHSACRWNRVTVVSHLLQHGADLNAQTNGGLTPLHLAASCTSSSKADSAHTLELLLSQRHLKPGLRSSSGETAGEVARRSGPHHFLFEMVEDCVSVVPTA is encoded by the exons ATGATGGAGTTTCCTGAAGATTTCAACCAGCTTGAACTCCTGGACACACATGGACACCTAATCCCCCGAGGGGCCAGCAGCCTCTGGGCTGGAAGCAAGGatgctgaggaagaagaggaggcagaggagggtgACCGCAGTGAGGAGTGGTATCTAGAAAAGGAGAAAGCTCTCAAAAGTCAACCACAGGAGCTCCTTCTGTGGGCGGCAGAAAAAAATCGt CTTTCAACAGTCCACGGTTTGTTAACTGCTGACCCCTCACTGGTGCACAGCTGTGATGAAGATGGTTACAGTCCACTGCACCGTGCAGCATACAGTGGCCATGTTGAAGTTGTTTCTGCTCTACTTGCCAACGGCTCCATGGTCAACCCTCGTACTGTTGATGGCTGGACGCCCCTTCACAGTGCTTGTCGCTGGAACCGTGTCACTGTGGTGAGTCATCTCCTGCAGCACGGAGCTGACCTAAATGCCCAGACTAATGGCGGGCTCACGCCGCTGCACCTGGCCGCTTCCTGCACCAGCTCCTCAAAAGCAGACTCTGCACACACCTtggagctgctcctctctcagcGACACCTGAAGCCGGGTCTCCGCAGCAGCAGTGGGGAGACAGCCGGCGAGGTGGCCCGACGAAGTGGACCACATCATTTTCTCTTTGAAATGGTTGAAGACTGTGTCAGTGTGGTACCGACTGCATGA
- the gpr83 gene encoding probable G-protein coupled receptor 83: MLEDWRSLASKKSSRGESQDGGVKALLVAAYSLIIVVSLFGNTLVCHVVVKNKRTQSATSLFILNLAVADIFITVLNTPFTLVRFVNSTWVFGRTMCHISRFVQYCSLHVSTLTLTAIALDRRQVILHPLRPRMSPAQGGVWVTVIWIMASCFSLPHAIYQKLLTFTYSNEKERSLCVPDFPEPSDVYWQYIDLLTFILLYMLPLLIITASYTTVAHRLWRHNAIGDTTTAQHATQRRKRRRTLAMLLVVVGVFAVCWFPLNCYVVLLSSQAIQSSNALYFCFHWLAMSSTCYNPFIYCCLNPTFRQELRLLFNRCRRIRRPEVGLEPERRPAVACAPCHRTAWPDSNHSSRPRHALSHSGQASLQQALTGRTDILSVEPIVAVS; the protein is encoded by the exons ATGCTGGAGGACTGGCGGTCCTTGGCCAGtaaaaagagcagcagagggGAGTCACAGGACGGCGGCGTGAAGGCGCTGCTCGTGGCCGCCTACTCTCTGATCATCGTGGTGTCCCTGTTCGGAAACACTCTGGTGTGCCATGTGGTGGTCAAAAACAAACGCACCCAGTCCGCCACCAGTCTGTTTATTTTGAACCTTGCAGTGGCTGACATCTTCATCACGGTCCTTAATACACCTTTTACTCTG GTCCGTTTTGTGAACAGTACCTGGGTGTTTGGAAGGACAATGTGTCACATCAGTCGATTTGTGCAGTACTGCTCGCTGCACGTGTCCACCCTCACGCTCACTGCCATCGCGCTGGACCGCCGTCAG gtGATTTTGCATCCTTTGAGACCTCGCATGTCTCCAGCACAAGGAGGTGTTTGGGTCACTGTTATCTGGATAATGGCCAGCTGCTTCTCCCTCCCACATGCCATCTACCAAAAGCTCCTGACTTTTACATACAG TAACGAGAAGGAGCGGAGCCTGTGTGTCCCAGACTTCCCAGAGCCGTCAGACGTTTATTGGCAGTACATTGACCTCCTGACCTTCATATTGCTTTACATGCTTCCACTCCTCATTATCACCGCCTCCTACACCACAGTAGCCCATCGGCTGTGGCGCCACAATGCCATCGGTGACACCACAACGGCTCAGCACGCCACCCAGAGAAGAAAGCGGCGGCGAACGCTGGCCATGTTGCTTGTGGTAGTAGGAGTATTTGCGGTCTGCTGGTTCCCCCTTAACTGTTATGTGGTGCTGCTGTCCAGTCAGGCTATCCAGTCGTCTAACGCCCTGTACTTCTGCTTTCACTGGCTGGCTATGAGCTCCACCTGCTACAACCCTTTCATCTACTGCTGCCTGAACCCCACATTCCGCCAGGAACTCCGGCTCCTCTTCAACAGGTGCAGGAGGATACGGAGGCCAGAGGTCGGGTTGGAGCCAGAGCGCCGTCCTGCCGTCGCATGCGCTCCCTGTCACAGAACTGCTTGGCCTGATAGCAACCATTCCTCGAGGCCGAGGCATGCTTTATCTCACTCGGGTCAGGCCTCCTTACA GCAGGCCTTAACAGGGCGGACTGACATCCTCTCTGTGGAGCCTATTGTGGCAGTGAGCTGA